The genome window AGAGGCACATGGCCACATTGAAAAACTGGAAAACGCGATTCAGGACAACCTTGAAATGACAGCCACCATTCATGCAGATCCTGCAGGCATGCCTGAACAGGATTAACTCTAAATTCTAAATCCTAAATTCTAAACTCTAATCCCTAAATTCTAAACTCTAAATCCTAAATTCTAAACTCTAAATTCTAAACTCTAAATCCTAAACTCTAAATCCTAAAATCCTAAAATCTAAAATCTAAATCCTAAATTCTAAATTCTAAATTCCCCGCCTGCCAGCGGGCAGGTAAATACTAATGTCCAATCCGTCAGCTAATGGAGATTCTTCCCATTTCTTAATAAGGGCGAACATCCTGTCTTGCTTACGAGTATCTTGCATAAGTCTTGTTTTTACCTGCAAAGCTAACAGGTCGGCTTACCATATGCAAGATGGGTTGCTCGGACGGATACGATCAAAACATCGTATTCAAACTTAGTTAAAATAAAACCGAAGAAGATTTTCATGAATGCTCTTTGCATATTGGTTTGTTTTGAAATTTCTTTATTTGGTCATTTGATATTGTTTAGAATTTCGAAATTAGAAATTAGAGTTTAAAAATTAAGATTTATTCATTACGCTTTCCCTCAGGCAAGACAGGCTATGAGATCGCTACGCTAAGTTCCAGTTTATCTGGGTTAGCCTCTGTCCATAAAGTCAAATAGAAGATCAGTCTGCATCGCTATGGTTAACATGCACCCGAAAAATTTCATATTTTAGAGGCCATATTTTGTTGTACACTAAAAATCGAAACCATGCCCGAACTGCCAGATGTAGAAATATTCAGACAATATGCCGAAAAAAATGCATTGAACCGGGAGATCGAACAAGTGACCGTAGATGAGCCCAAAATAGCAGAAGTAGAAGAAAACAAGATCAATCAGTCGCTTCAGGGCCAGAAGTTCACAAAGGCTGAAAGACTGGGAAAATATCTGCTTTTGCCAACCACCGCAGAAAGTATCCTGATCATGCATTTCGGAATGACCGGTTGGCTAAAATACGGAAACGGAGAAAAACACAGGCACACCAGGGCCAGCTTTATCTTTTCCAACGGATATGCTTTGTATTTTATTAATCCGCGAAAGCTCGGACGGATATCCCTGTCAGACGATCCGGATGTTTTCAAAAAGAAGAAAAAAGTAGGACAGGATGCCTTAGCGATCCACCTGGAAGAATTTCAGGATCTAATTGGAAAAAAAAGGGGAACACTCAAGTCATTGCTCATGAACCAGGGCATCATTGCCGGAATAGGCAACATTTATTCGGACGAGATCCTTTTCCAGGCAGGAATGCACCCAAAAACGCAAATTTCCGAGCTGAAGGATTATCAAAAGGTATCCCTCTTTCAGTATATAAAGGAAGTGCTGCACAAAGCCATAGAACACAATGCAGACCCCGGTAACTTTCCGGATTGGTTTATCATTCCCAAAAGGAAAGAGGGAGAACAATGTCCCGCGTGCGGAGGTGAAGTCAAGAAAGATCAGGTTTCGGGGAGAAATTTTTATTATTGCCCCAATTGTCAGAAATAATTCGGTTCCTTACCGGGCAAGTTTTGCCAAAAAAAGCAAGAATTTGACCGGTAAAGTACTAATAAACATTGGTTCGGAATGCCTGGTATAAAAAAAATTTGATTTAACAGTAATATAATACGTGCCATGAAACACCTTATCAGTTTGCCTCCCAATGTAGTAAAACATTTTCACCGGCTGGAGAATAAAAACAAAGAGCAATGGTATGTAGATAGCGATCCGCACGATAAACATGTGGGATCTGGCGGCGGCACGGCCCATATTCTCTCTCGTTGCTGGAAATCGGAAAGCAATGAGCCTTTCACTGAATGGCTGAACAGAGAAAATAAGATCATCATTCATGGAGGCGGGCAAAGCAGGAGGCTTCCTTCCTATGCCCCTGTTGGAAAAGTACTCACTCCCCTGCCGGTATTCCGATGGAGCCGGGGCCAACGCCTGCACCAAAAACTTCTGGATCTGCAACTGCCTTTGCTCACGAAAATGGTACACAAATCACCCCCGCACCTCCATACGATGATTGCCAGCGGTGATGTATTGCTTTTAAATGAAGCCGTGCTACCGGAAATTCCCAATGCCGATATCGTATGTGTTGGCTTGTGGACGGAACCCAACCAGGCAAAAAACCACGGTGTATTTTTCATGGAAAGAAAAAACACCGACCGGCTCGCGTTTATGCTTCAAAAGCCCGATAATGAAAAAATCAGGGAGCTGATGAAGGATTACGACTTTCTGATTGATGTTGGGGTATGGCTTTTAAGCGACCGGGCCGTGCAGATATTGATGGAAAAAAGCGGTTGGAATAAAGAAACACAGAACTTTGTGAACAAAACACCCGATTTTTTTGATCTTTACGGAGAATTCGGACTCAAGATGGGTACCACACCCGCCGGGCAGGATAAAGAGATCAATGGGCTGGATGTAGCGGTTCTGGTCCTCAACGAAGCGGAATTCTATCATTTCGGAAAATCCCGGGAACTTATTGATTCGTGTGTCATGTTACAAAACCGCATTCTGGACCAGCGGGAAATCTGGCATCGCCGGATCAAACCCCATCCCAGCATCTTTACTTTAAATGCTTTGACGAATGTCCGTTTTCACAACGAACACCGAAACATCTGGATAGAAAATTCATGCATCGGGCAACAATGGAAGCTGCGAAAAAACCATATTTTAACCGGGATTCCTGAAAATGACTGGCACCTGGATATCCCTTCCGGTATCTGCCTGGATATTATTCCCGTGCAGCCCGATAAATATTGCATTCGCCCCTATGGTTTTTCGGACACATTCAAGGGTAACGTAAATAATGCATATACCCGGTGGCAGGGAAAGAGTATAAAAAAATGGTTTGAAAAAAGAAACCTGGATATAACCCAATTTTTATCCCTTAAGGAAGATATTCAGGATGCCCCACTCTTCCCGGTACTTGATAGGTCAGATATTACGAGGGATTTCATTCAGTGGATGATAGACGATAAGGAGCCAAACCGGACAAATTCGGAGACATATGTCCGGGCCCCTAAATTCTCGGCTTCGGATATTCTTTCAGAGGCCAATCTGCAAAGGCTTTATGAACAAAGACTGCATTACAGCAGAAAGATCATTCCCGCATTAGCCAAAAATCATGAAAAGTCCATATTTTATCAGCTTGATCTGAAGGACCTGGCCCAACATTACCTGAAAGCCGGCCTGCCCCTGCCCGATGAGCTGAATGATAAGGCTCCCGGTATGAGCCACATTCATGACAACATGTTCCGTGCAAAGATTCAGGAATTTAAAGGCAAAGACGGTTCCGCCTATGAGCAAAAAGCCTTTGAGCTCTTAAGAGACCTTATGACAGATTCCGGGATCACCGCTTCGGTTCAGCCCGAAATGAACTTGCTCTCCGACCAGATCGTATGGGGCAGAAGTCCGGTCCGAATTGATATAGCAGGGGGATGGACGGATACCCCACCCTATTGCCTGATTAACGGAGGAAAAGTCATCAATTTTG of Bacteroidales bacterium contains these proteins:
- a CDS encoding Fpg/Nei family DNA glycosylase, producing MPELPDVEIFRQYAEKNALNREIEQVTVDEPKIAEVEENKINQSLQGQKFTKAERLGKYLLLPTTAESILIMHFGMTGWLKYGNGEKHRHTRASFIFSNGYALYFINPRKLGRISLSDDPDVFKKKKKVGQDALAIHLEEFQDLIGKKRGTLKSLLMNQGIIAGIGNIYSDEILFQAGMHPKTQISELKDYQKVSLFQYIKEVLHKAIEHNADPGNFPDWFIIPKRKEGEQCPACGGEVKKDQVSGRNFYYCPNCQK
- the fkp gene encoding bifunctional fucokinase/L-fucose-1-P-guanylyltransferase (functions in salvage pathway converting L-fucose to GDP-L-fucose; contributes to fucosylated cell surface in Bacteriodes fragilis), with amino-acid sequence MKHLISLPPNVVKHFHRLENKNKEQWYVDSDPHDKHVGSGGGTAHILSRCWKSESNEPFTEWLNRENKIIIHGGGQSRRLPSYAPVGKVLTPLPVFRWSRGQRLHQKLLDLQLPLLTKMVHKSPPHLHTMIASGDVLLLNEAVLPEIPNADIVCVGLWTEPNQAKNHGVFFMERKNTDRLAFMLQKPDNEKIRELMKDYDFLIDVGVWLLSDRAVQILMEKSGWNKETQNFVNKTPDFFDLYGEFGLKMGTTPAGQDKEINGLDVAVLVLNEAEFYHFGKSRELIDSCVMLQNRILDQREIWHRRIKPHPSIFTLNALTNVRFHNEHRNIWIENSCIGQQWKLRKNHILTGIPENDWHLDIPSGICLDIIPVQPDKYCIRPYGFSDTFKGNVNNAYTRWQGKSIKKWFEKRNLDITQFLSLKEDIQDAPLFPVLDRSDITRDFIQWMIDDKEPNRTNSETYVRAPKFSASDILSEANLQRLYEQRLHYSRKIIPALAKNHEKSIFYQLDLKDLAQHYLKAGLPLPDELNDKAPGMSHIHDNMFRAKIQEFKGKDGSAYEQKAFELLRDLMTDSGITASVQPEMNLLSDQIVWGRSPVRIDIAGGWTDTPPYCLINGGKVINFALNMNGQAPLQCFVKQGRKHSIIFRSIDLGIEEEVTTYEALNDFRDVGSAFAISKAALVLAGFSPAFCRKKYSSLTEQLKDFGGGLEINTLAAVPKGSGLGTSSILAATILGTIADACNLGWDKIELGKKTLVLEQLLTTGGGWQDQFGGLLHGVKLIETAPGFDQTPVMKWLPDHLFHHSGLKSRMMVYYTGITRVAKNILAEIVKGMFLNESRVLGILKDMQYHVLDAFESIQRGNYEDLGRTLEESWRLNQQLDEGTNPLEVQKILDKINPYLSGKKLAGAGGGGFMFMIAKDEGAAQKIKEILTQHPPNSRARFVDFDLSGSGLLVTRS